The following are from one region of the Lytechinus variegatus isolate NC3 chromosome 4, Lvar_3.0, whole genome shotgun sequence genome:
- the LOC121413299 gene encoding WD repeat-containing protein 3-like, translating to MGLTKQYLRFIQSAVFGVVGTTKANVVFTKDHQFVAVSAVEHVIIWSLKKAEKVLLLEGSKHEVTCLAQTDARPIIAVGYSDGSIKLFDSNNGDVIVTFNGHKTAVSTMHFDEHALRLASGSKDTDVIIWDVVNESGLYRLKGHRGMVTRVNFMAHHNIVISSSKDTFVKFWDLDTQHCFKTLVGHRSEVWDFALLPDDKGLVTGTSGSDLQVWEITFQDELEGDDGENKGPSPAKKPRRTMNEDDEEEDDDEEGDDNSILTCTKAGTILRKGSDRVVSLHIDSTGRILGCHGPSPNLELFKVCNAQEQKKKLLKKQKRERKRSRGEDGDEVDVSNIKLTAEDKIQPLTNIKASAKLRSFHSHMDRSGEVRLVTLLQNNTLEAYKVDLTADKPVGNKEYVISLAGHRHDVRTLSISSDNTALLSAGGNAVKIWNRSTQQCIRTLKCGHALSSIFAPGNRHCIVGNKAGQLEMFDIASGSLMESFEAHEGAVWSICLSPDKRGFVTGSADKTLKFWEFELVSSENDEGRTVRELSIIHTRTLKMSDDVLCVKYSPDGRLVAASLLDSTVKVFFADTLKFFLSLYGHKLPVLNMDISSDSTLLVTGSADRNVKLWGLDFGDCHKSMFAHDDSVMCIGFLPDTHLFFTGGKDGKIKQWDGDHFQQITTLEGHHGEVWCMAISPDGSFMVSASHDKSLRIWEKTEEPLVLEEEQEMERERKYEESLNKEEQPIAGEPTGGEVSLPEKRTAETLKGAERLMEALNLYQEETAKMEDYKDRCKAAGKELPPPDQHPILMAYGNLTPLRYVGDVIKKIKSSELEESLLVLPLDYVLQLLPLLETLIQESREVELACRCLLFLLRIHHGQITSNQKLLPMVDRLRKTTLTKANKLRDTIGFNLAGLHFLKDKLEAENEVQLFADATANYQTKKKKQKKRAERAIIKL from the exons GTACTATTACTTGAAGGCAGTAAACATGAGGTCACTTGTCTTGCTCAGACTGATGCTCGTCCAATCATTGCTGTTGGTTATTCAGATGGATCTATTAAGCTCTTTGATAGTAATAATGGAGATGTGATTGTTACATTTAATGGTCATAAGACAGCTGTATCTACAATGCATTTTGATGAACATGCTCTTCGTCTTGCTTCTGGCTCAAAG GACACTGATGTAATAATATGGGATGTCGTTAATGAGAGTGGTCTGTATAGATTAAAAGGTCATCGTGGTATGGTGACCAGGGTTAACTTCATGGCACATCACAATATTGTCATCTCAAG TTCCAAGGATACATTTGTAAAGTTCTGGGATTTAGACACACAGCATTGCTTCAAGACACTGGTTGGACATAGAAGTGAG GTATGGGACTTTGCTCTGCTACCTGATGATAAAGGACTAGTGACTGGAACATCAGGGAGCGATCTTCAAGTATGGGAAATCACCTTCCAAGATGAG CTAGAAGGTGATGATGGAGAGAACAAAGGACCATCTCCTGCTAAGAAACCAAGAAGGACAATgaatgaagatgatgaggaggaggatgatgatgaagaaggtGATGATAAT AGTATCTTAACCTGTACCAAAGCTGGAACCATCCTAAGGAAGGGAAGTGATAGAGTAGTATCTTTACACATTGATTCTACAGGAAGAATACTGGGATGCCAT GGTCCAAGCCCCAATCTTGAGCTTTTCAAAGTTTGTAATGCTCAGGAGCAGAAGAAGAAACTACTCAAGAAgcagaagagagaaagaaaacgaTCAAG aggtgaagatggtgatgaagtAGATGTATCTAACATCAAGCTAACAGCGGAAGATAAGATTCAACCTCTTACAAATATCAAAGCTTCGGCAAAACTCAG ATCCTTCCATTCTCACATGGATAGAAGTGGAGAAGTGAGACTGGTAACCCTTTTACAGAACAACACCCTAGAAGCATACAAGGTAGATCTTACAGCTGATAAACCTGTTGGGAATAAAGAATATGTTATCAGTCTTGCTGGTCATCGTCATGATGTCAGGACACTATCAATTAGCTCTGACAATACAGCTTTGCTTTCTGCAGGAGGGAATGCTGTCAAGATATGGAACAG ATCCACTCAGCAGTGTATTCGAACCTTGAAGTGTGGTCATGCATTATCATCTATCTTTGCTCCAGGAAACAGGcattgcattgtgggtaataag GCAGGTCAACtagaaatgtttgatattgcGTCTGGTTCATTGATGGAATCTTTTGAGGCACACGAGGGAGCTGTTTGGTCTATCTGTTTATCACCAGATAAG AGGGGCTTTGTGACAGGAAGTGCTGATAAGACTTTGAAGTTTTGGGAATTTGAACTTGTAAGCTCAGAGAATGATGAAGGCAGAACTGT acgTGAATTGAGCATCATTCACACCAGGACATTGAAGATGTCTGATGATGTGTTATGTGTGAAGTACTCCCCAGATGGTAGACTAGTAGCAGCATCACTCTTAGATAGCACTGTTAAAGTATTCTTTGCTGACACACTCAAG TTCTTTCTGTCTCTGTATGGACACAAACTACCAGTACTCAACATGGATATCTCTTCA GACAGTACATTGCTGGTAACTGGGTCAGCAGATCGGAATGTGAAGCTATGGGGTTTAGACTTTGGTGATTGTCATAAGTCTATGTTTGCTCATGATGATAGTGTAATGTGTATAGGATTTCTACCTGATACTCATCTGTTCTTCACTGGAGGGAAAGATGGAAAGATTAAACAATGGGATGGAGATCACTTTCAACAGATAACTACATTAGAG gGTCATCATGGGGAGGTTTGGTGTATGGCTATCAGTCCTGATGGTAGCTTTATG GTGAGTGCATCACATGACAAATCTCTGAGGATATGGGAGAAGACTGAGGAGCCTTTGGTATTAGAAGAAGAACaggaaatggaaagagagagaaaatatgAAGAGAGTCTCAATAAGGAAGAACAACCg ATCGCAGGTGAACCTACAGGGGGAGAGGTGTCCTTGCCTGAGAAGAGAACAGCAGAGACATTGAAAGGAGCAGAGAGATTGATGGAAGCTCTTAATCTTTACCAGGAAGAAACAGCTAAGATGGAAGATTATAAAGACAGGTGTAAGGCTGCAGGAAAAGAG CTTCCACCACCAGACCAGCATCCTATTCTCATGGCGTATGGAAACCTTACA CCTCTCAGATATGTAGGAGATGTTATAAAGAAGATTAAATCAAG tGAACTAGAAGAGAGCTTATTAGTATTACCTCTAGACTATGTACTTCAGCTATTACCTCTGTTAGAGACTCTCATTCAAGAATCAAGAGAAGTGGAGCTTGCTTGTAGATGTCTTCTCTTCCTTCTCAG GATCCATCACGGTCAGATAACATCTAATCAGAAATTGCTTCCTATGGTTGACAGACTGAGGAAGACAACATTAACAAAGGCTAATAAACTAAGG gACACCATAGGATTCAATTTAGCCGGTCTTCATTTCTTGAAGGATAAGCTAGAAGCTGAGAATGAAGTTCAACTCTTTGCTGATGCTACTGCTAATTAccagacgaagaagaagaaacaaaagaagAGAGCAGAAAGAGCAATTATTAAATTATGA